The Osmerus eperlanus chromosome 25, fOsmEpe2.1, whole genome shotgun sequence genome contains a region encoding:
- the epg5 gene encoding ectopic P granules protein 5 homolog isoform X1, which yields MEAVRPKKTKSKSSSKQQGRKPRQQEEEEEEEGRGATAPPAVCDEEPPAPAAPPDAEFSDVPLSLPYAGSGGVEGELAPITEPASQAASSTAPPLPLASQAPSSRPLSPSTSPQTIQSSLTLSPGLPHTADQPSELTVALEPPKVMRGSLALEKPPAPSAPALYPSIPSLEESPGMHLREEAQWACRTRGPAVLALAEQESSPPSLQPVEMSAPELPRSRLYPELPQLPPETQAFSLEQLRVWEPAGGLCAWLEGAEACAGLFGAAARQEGHALTELLQSYWRCRRQLSQSHTQLHALTSDCKSTQSRLWSFRDEQLTLQSVCADQSKVCGYHRFQQADFSESVLAELKRLFEVRAELLHQKVALHAYTTLLSRLQVESYLYCLLQGKKKKKHTHTHSISLSLCLSQTHFYTLCVSPACSDSQGQPCSLQPLKEAISVLFSFTRRVLDDAQFQTDIHNWLERLVAVLLRGAPEEHLFLLSHTLCCPAGVGKWAAPFLQIQVLGNSSGVKNFMQALAILMSPARHRAEFLSHMKPCESQTSADSGPESGNWTLVDEGGEEDEDPDSSWLLLCEEDLISLLSQFPFQQLYAHMLGMSKQGVYEPRAVSSQKMMCVFAFASSLIELLAVGLRTYNRARYRQLVKRIGHTIRMTVCYVSDHWAQYVSVSGSARPPPTRAHAHSLSQERLQREYDHLFLRAVLHVLRNKRLGIWLFMSEMPYGTVSSSMLWRVLYVMQCAETAGLDTLCSADNTHSSLQALQDPEHQERFERWLCEVNSSDGISLLTALAHMATPTQHSDPAFITTITLLIYQVSYVSVTTREIYSKVGRELLAAIATAHPFIISVLLERLRETIHSVGMVALYLCKELPLSLWRPPEEEVRVIGVWLLQHPLSAVENRLACVILEGLDWGYAQDGSLVLAPSLHSEVALLVCEAYQKYLTDKPYSGLISEGIKQVSYLASVLRLGVSPEASFSQWAWQLLLRLKLHSNARNPQAAWSAPGSASHPSPELTHAPSMHSVLRAVKGGIPIGCYLTIAMTTVGHSLEHFCSEGVCLLRSLIQSRHLRAAVHLLDHILPPTYPLSFYLLNNTQFVDCVQLFLQCDSVCPQGVTQQVTHRVAPLLTGATYGDNVRLLNSVIQNHAVESTRPGRVGAVAVLEFWVGILTQQNLWYRDRTVLFLMDQICRSAFSHNQEECVQKILYQQHKNALGYHGDRGLLSSLVGWISGNATPSFIEGQSLSGEVWFAWLVLNMEGMFEEDSQLRRCVENELLSDTSLTPDQALKKSQQRLKLPVAPSLQRMQVYRWACQALATPPDHPILPLVWQKFLQLYLRQPGPEYGLDAAGCIGRRFFQASSQAGLLRELRQRLQEVSDFHHAASQALRVPPPAHTPSPDPPGQGEENPGGGPLPPYLTSPQLHTELVRLFGVFAVWLDDDTLQSKEVYLPSLPQQYDPHRLAKVMQRHQELWLEYVDQERVQYDAEEVLALWVKVRSEPTTLQTSQQAFTDCTSPSTARERILSNLQKHPVPRGAPQQQQHSPPVPEVLPSCLSRPSAALSLLQQDLSTLQDQARFAVSREAQQVALEGELLESLPLLYKNRPEQVSMALECRGKAGQPCQGAAHVTVTCECVQKQEAVQVQITSLRSDVKKLQTEAMTPPPQSLAQAAVHTENFITALVNLYKARPSPAVQSVGVAAFYQVVSFVCEDTLRHPPTRQYLSSCVEILGQVFIQGTQAECGRVLSTILDQRRLCPLISPFFTPNAAPNQLVSLYQDVVTSLHPDSADVIFMLLTKFDLSLWLSEAQPVFGERTRLLELVHGALCVCGREPDPELLTPFHLFTRHWTLLLRHHFPDHYSDCLRLLMTSCSDQLLSPECWKVTLRALGCSAPLRSTSTSLAPPRPPADPPAPPSRAPISLSPQLLEETVDWLSDYFLRSRLSKANLRSFGLYSAWTPYISEVATFWGHLIGCLINLQFGVCVREPVGSSRVLKGLQELHSKMVRLFKPWILALDTEDPSHPRCYPWLESDASAAACLMGLYCQLTDTLHFKFRDRLLPGQRGPLWLCAMQYCESCTSPRTPEYLLYQYHAHLRPLLWRHLHPDTQLMEQLFNVERGSPKSCFLFLGEVLCEVNWVSVLSDSLQAPPAGGLYPPVAPPGPHTHPDTHTMLVYLLYMLVFLTKEEPLLSQPDSPLLNLLVQSASLPWHQVDLSSYQGILGYVGSHYPPSLLLSTDSASQLLLQSLRSAGGLQPRPHGTPQREETEKAGLCVCWCVQSLVSLEQGGSISLGSLETQLELLLESTVSFSPPEVGLEQRHMAYCNLFCDSLALLNRVGVSTGEALAARVIGWLDRKGRGFPVLPLLTASSRCLASVRHMTRITEACITAYFAHAEEEPVGWGPVLASLQVPELTVDDFLSESQSGCSFLTLYAFILQRLNMEHTVANDRRTLGLLNTWTNQVFPSGPGDEAKLMLWWHKILTVSVELLQHQTEQGEALAALPGLSRLQARLALLGEERLSSGLLAAIGLGRRSPLSNRFRVAVRSLAAFLSVQVPSESQLRLQPGAELQLSPKAQQSLAVLEAMPSNKQYSDLEDSVGKAVQFIRYPGHCLRDGATLLSLLANLLYPELRYLNIIR from the exons ATGGAGGCTGTAAGACCAAAGAAGACAAAGTCGAAAAGCAGCTCAAAGCAACAG GGCAGGAAGCcgaggcagcaggaggaggaggaggaggaggaggggagaggggccacagctccccctgcagtgTGTGATGAGGAACCTCCCGCTCCAGCGGCACCTCCGGATGCTGAGTTTTCAGACGTCCCCCTCAGCCTGCCTTACGCGGGCTCTGGGGgcgtggagggggagctggcccCCATCACAGAGCCTGCCTCACAGGCAGCCTCATCCACAGCCCCgcctctccccctggcctcaCAGGCACCCTCCTCACGCCCGCTGTCTCCATCCACCTCACCACAGACAATTCAGTCGTCGTTGACGTTGTCGCCAGGGTTACCGCACACGGCCGACCAGCCGTCCGAGCTGACGGTTGCCCTGGAACCTCCCAAGGTGATGAGAGGATCCCTGGCCCTGGAGaaacccccagcccccagcgccccagccctctacccctccattcCCTCGCTGGAGGAGAGCCCCGGGATGCATCTCCGCGAGGAGGCCCAGTGGGCCTGCAGGACGAGGGGGCCGGCCGTGCTGGCGTTGGCAGAGCAGGAGTCCTCTCCCCCGAGTCTGCAGCCCGTGGAGATGTCAGCACCAGAGCTGCCCAGATCCAGACTGTACCCAGAGCTGCCCCAGCTGCCCCCTGAGACACAG GCCTTCTCCCTGGAGCAGCTGCGGGTGTGGGAGCCGGCGGGGGGGCTGTGCGCCTGGCTGGAGGGGGCGGAGGCGTGCGCCGGCCTCTTCGGCGCGGCGGCGCGTCAGGAGGGCCACGCCCTGACGGAgctgctgcagagctactgGCGCTGCCGGCGGCAGCTGAGCCAGTCGCACACCCAGCTGCACGCGCTCACCTCCGACTGCAAGAGCACGCAGAGCCGCCTGTGGAGCTTCCGCGACGAACAGCTcaccctgcag AGCGTGTGCGCGGACCAGTCCAAGGTGTGCGGCTACCACCGCTTCCAGCAGGCCGACTTCAGTGAGTCCGTCCTGGCAGAGCTCAAGAGGCTGTTCGAGGTGCGCGCCGAGCTGCTCCACCAGAAGGTGGCGCTGCACGCCTACACGACTCTGCTGTCGCGTCTGCAGGTTGAATCCTACCTCTACTGCTTGCTACaaggtaaaaagaaaaaaaaacacacgcacacacacagtatctctctctctctttgtctctcacaaacacatttttatacattgtgtgtgtctccagcgtGCTCCGATTCCCAGGGACAGCCCTGCTCGCTCCAGCCCCTGAAAGAGGCCATCAGTGTTCTGTTCAGCTTCACACGGAGAGTCCTGGACGACGCCCAGTTCCAGACAGACATCCACAACTGGCTAGAGAGACTG gTGGCAGTGCTTCTCCGGGGGGCACCCGAGgagcacctcttcctcctcagccaCACGCTGTGCTGTCCAGCGGGGGTGGGCAAGTGGGCCGCCCCCTTCCTCCAG atcCAGGTTTTAGGGAACTCCTCTGGTGTGAAGAACTTCATGCAGGCCCTGGCTATCCTCATGTCCCCTGCCAG gcacCGTGCAGAGTTCCTGAGCCACATGAAGCCCTGCGAGAGCCAGACCTCTGCCGACTCGGGCCCCGAGTCAGGCAACTGGACGCTGGTGGACGAGGGGGGCGAGGAG GATGAGGACCCGGACAGCAGCTGGCTGTTGCTGTGTGAAGAGGACCtgatctccctcctgtcccagTTCCCCTTCCAGCAGCTCTACGCACACATGCTGGGCATGAGCAAGcagg gtgtgtatgAGCCCCGGGCTGTGTCCAGTCagaagatgatgtgtgtgtttgccttcgCCTCTTCCCTGATCGAGCTCCTGGCCGTCGGCCTGCGAACCTACAACAGAGCCCGCTACCGGCAGCTGGTCAAACGCATCGGACACACCATCCG gATGACGGTGTGCTACGTCAGTGACCACTGGGCCCAGTACGTGAGCGTGAGCGGCTCTGCCCGGCCCCCGcccacacgcgcgcacgcgcactctctctcccaggagagGCTGCAGCGGGAGTACGACCACCTCTTCCTGCGGGCCGTTCTGCACGTGCTCAGAAACAAGAG GCTGGGCATCTGGTTGTTCATGTCTGAGATGCCGTACGGCACGGTGTCCAGCTCCATGCTGTGGAGGGTGCTCTACGTCATGCAGTGTGCCGAGACCGCAGGACTGGACACGCTCTGCTCTGccgacaacacacacagctctctgcaggccctccaag atccaGAACACCAGGAGAGGTTTGAGCGCTGGCTGTGTGAGGTGAACAGCTCTGACggcatctctctcctcaccgcGCTCGCCCACATGGCCACGCCCACCCAGCACTCTGACCCCGccttcatcaccaccatcaccctcctcatctaccag gtgtcctATGTCAGTGTGACCACCAGAGAGATCTACTCCAAGGTGGGCAGAGAGCTGCTGGCTGCCATAGCGACAGCCCATCCTTTTATCATCTCAGTGCTGCTTGAGAGACTCAGAGAGACCATCCACTCCGTGGGCATG gtggcgcTGTACCTGTGTAAGGAGCTGCCTCTGAGCCTGTGGCGCCCCCCGGAGGAAGAGGTGCGTGTGATCGGGGTGTGGCTACTGCAGCACCCACTGTCTGCCGTGGAGAACAGGCTGGCCTGTGTCatactggaggggctggactgGGGATAcgcacag gacgggagcctggtcctggccccctccctccacagtgAGGTGGCTCTGCTGGTGTGTGAGGCCTACCAGAAGTACCTGACAGACAAGCCCTACAGTGGCCTCATCTCTGAGGGCATCAAACAG gtaTCTTACCTGGCCAGTGTTCTTCGTCTGGGCGTGTCCCCCGAAGCCTCCTTCAGCCAGTGGGCGTGGCAACTGTTGCTAAGACTGAAGCTCCACAGCAACGCTCGAAACCCTCAGGCGGCCTGGTCCGCCCCCGGCTccgcctcccacccctcccccgagCTCACGCacgctcccagcatgcactccGTTCTCCGAGCGGTGAAGGGGGGCATTCCGATTGGCTGCTACCTGACCATCGCCATGACCACCGTCGGACACAG TCTGGAACACTTCTGTTCAGAGGGAGTGTGTCTGCTGAGGAGTCTGATCCAGTCCAGACACCTGAGAGCTGCTGTCCACCTGCTGGACCACATCCTGCCTCCCACCTACCCCCTGAGCTTCTACCTGCTCAACAACACCCA gttTGTGGACTGCGTCCAGCTCTTCCtgcagtgtgacagtgtgtgtcccCAGGGCGTCACCCAGCAGGTCACCCACAGGGTGGCGCCCCTCCTCACTGGAGCAACCTACGGGGACAACGTCCGCCTGCTCAACAGCGTCATCCAG AACCATGCGGTGGAGAGTACCAGGCCAGGCCGTGTGGGCGCTGTGGCGGTTCTGGAGTTCTGGGTGGGGATCCTGACCCAACAGAACCTGTGGTACCGAGACAGAACGGTCCTGTTCCTCATGGACCAGATCTGCCGCTCCGCGTTCTCACACAACCAGGAAGAGTGTGTGCAGAAAATACTCTACCAGCAGCACAAg AATGCCTTGGGTTACCATGGAGACCGgggtctgctctcctctctggttGGATGGATTTCCGGGAATGCCACGCCCTCTTTCATCGAGGGCCAATCACTGAGCGGAGAG gtgtggttTGCGTGGCTGGTGCTGAACATGGAGGGGATGTTTGAGGAGGACTCTCAGCTGAGGCGCTGTGTGGAGAACGAGCTGCTGTCAGACACCAGCCTCACCCCGGACCAGGccctcaag aagtCCCAGCAGCGTCTGAAGCTCCCGGTCGCTCCCTCCCTGCAGAGGATGCAGGTGTACCGGTGGGCGTGTCAGGCTCTAGCCACGCCCCCTGACCACCCCATCCTCCCGCTGGTGTGGCAGAAGTTCCTGCAGCTCTACCTGAGACAGCCTGGACCTGAGTatgg gctgGATGCGGCCGGCTGTATCGGCCGCAGGTTCTTCCAGGCCTCGTCGCAGGCCGGTCTGCTGAGGGAGCTCAGGCAGAGGCTCCAGGAGGTGTCGGACTTCCACCACGCAGCCAGCCAGGCCCTCAgggtccccccccccgctcacaccccctccccagaccccccgggccagggggaggagaaccCCGGCggcggccccctgcccccctacctcacctccccccagctCCACACTGAGCTGGTCAG GTTGTTTGGTGTGTTTGCCGTGTGGTTGGATGACGACACGCTGCAGAGTAAGGAAGTGTACCTGCCGTCTCTGCCCCAGCAGTACGACCCCCACAGACTGGCCAAGGTCATGCAGcgacaccag gAGCTGTGGCTGGAGTACGTGGACCAGGAGAGGGTCCAGTACGATGCAGAGGAGGTGCTGGCTCTCTGGGTCAAGGTTAGGAGTGAACCCACCACCCTCCAGACCAGCCAACAGGCCTTCACTGACTGCACCAGCCCCAGTACAG cgAGGGAGCGCATCCTGTCGAACCTCCAGAAGCACCCGGTCCCTCGCGGGGCtccgcagcagcagcagcacagcccCCCCGTCCCCGAGGTGCTCCCCTCCTGCCTGAGTCGCCCCAGCGCCGCCCTCAGCCTGCTGCAGCAGGACCTCAGCACCCTGCAGGACCAGGCCCG GTTTGCGGTGTCGCGGGAGGCCCAGCAGGTGGCGCTGGAGGGAGAGCTGCTGGAGAGTCTGCCTCTGCTGTACAAGAACAGACCAGAGCAAGTCAGCATGGCGCTGGAGTGTCGAGGCAAGGCAGGCCAGCCCTGTCAGGGAGCAGCGCATGTTACTGTCACg tgtgagtGCGTGCAGAAGCAGGAGGCGGTGCAGGTCCAGATCACATCTCTGCGGAGCGACGTCAAGAAGCTGCAGACGGAGGCCATGACTCCGCCCCCTCAGAGCCTGGCTCAGGCCGCCGTGCACACGGAGAACTTCATCAC ggctctGGTGAACCTGTACAAGGCCCGCCCCTCCCCCGCGGTGCAGAGTGTGGGCGTGGCAGCGTTCTACCAGGTGGTCTCCTTCGTGTGTGAGGACACCCTCCGTCACCCCCCCACACGCCAGTACCTGTCCTCCTGCGTGGAGATACTGGGACAG gtgttcaTCCAGGGCACGCAGGCAGAGTGTGGCCGTGTCCTGAGCACCATCCTGGACCAGAGGCGCCTGtgccccctcatctcccccttcTTCACCCCCAACGCCGCGCCCAATCAGCTCGTCTCCCTGTACCAGGACGTGGTGACGTCACTGCACCCCGACagtgctgatgtcatcttcatgCTGCTCACCAAG TTTGACCTGTCCCTGTGGCTGAGCGAGGCCCAGCCGGTGTTTGGCGAGCGGACCCGTCTGCTGGAGCTGGTCCacggggctctgtgtgtgtgcgggcgagAGCCCGACCCAGAGCTGCTCACGCCCTTCCACCTGTTCACCCGCCACTGGACCCTGCTGCTCCGACACCACTTCCCTGACCACTACAGCGACTGCCTCCGCCTGCTTATgacca GCTGCTCAGACCAGTTGCTGAGTCCAGAGTGTTGGAAGGTGACACTGCGTGCTCTGGGCTGTTCCGCCCCCCTCCGCTCAACCAGcacctccctcgcccccccgcGCCCCCCGGCCGACCCCCCAGCTCCGCCCAGCAGAGCCCCCAtcagcctctccccccagctG CTGGAGGAAACCGTCGATTGGCTGAGCGACTACTTCCTGCGGAGTCGTCTCAGTAAGGCGAACCTGCGCAGCTTCGGCCTCTACTCTGCCTGGACGCCCTACATCAGCGAGGTGGCGACCTTCTGGGgccatctgattggctgtctcaTCAACCTGCAGTTCGGCGTTTGCGTCAGGGAGCCAGTAGGGAGCAGCAGAGTCCTCAAAG gtcttcAGGAGCTGCACAGTAAGATGGTGAGACTGTTCAAGCCCTGGATCCTGGCTCTGGACACAGAAGATCCCAG tcacCCCAGGTGTTACCCATGGCTGGAGTCAGACGCCAGTGCAGCGGCCTGCCTGATGGGGCTGTACTGCCAGCTGACAGACACACTTCACTTCAAGTTCAGAG atcgCCTGCTCCCAGGCCAGAGGGGGCCTCTGTGGCTGTGTGCGATGCAGTACTGCGAGAGCTGCACCTCCCCGCGCACCCCGGAGTACCTCCTGTACCAGTACCACGCACACCTCCGCCCCCTGCTCTGGAGGCACCTCCACCCCGACACGCAGCTCATGGAGCAGCTCTTCAAC gtggagagaggaagtccaaagagctgcttcctgttcctgggGGAGGTGCTGTGTGAGGTCAACTGGGTCAGCGTGCTGAGTGACAGCTTACAGGCCCCGCCCGCTGGTGGGCTGtacccccctgtggcccccccagggccccacacacaccccgacaCGCACACCATGCTGGTCTACCTGCTCTACATGCTGGTCTTCCTCACCAAAGAGGAGCCTCTGCTCAGCCAGCCA GACTCCCCCCTCCTGAATCTATTGGTTCAGTCCGCCTCCCTGCCCTGGCACCAGGTGGACCTGTCCTCTTACCAAGGCATTCTGGGTTATGTCGGCAGccactaccctccctccctgctcctcagcaCTGACTCCGCCTCTCAGCTGCTGCTCCAATCGCTGCGCAGTGCTGGCGGGCTCCAGCCACGCCCCCATGGGACTCCacaaagg gaggagacggagaaggccgggctgtgtgtgtgctggtgtgtgcagAGCCTGGTCTCTCTGGAGCAGGGGGGCAGCATCAGCCTGGGCAGCCTGGAGACCcagctggagctgctgctggagagCACAGTGTCCTTCAGCcctccag aggtGGGTTTGGAGCAGAGGCACATGGCCTACTGCAACCTCTTCTGTGATTCGCTGGCTCTGCTGAACCGGGTGGGCGTGTCCACAGGAGAGGCTCTGGCGGCTCGTGTCATTGGGTGGctggacaggaaggggaggggcttccCAGTGCTGCCGCTCCTGACGGCCTCCTCCCGTTGCCTGGCATCCGTGCGTCACATGACGCGCATCACGGAAGCCTGCATCACGGCGTACTTCGCTCATG cggaGGAGGAGCCTGTGGGCTGGGGTCCCGTCCTGGCTTCCCTGCAAGTGCCCGAGTTGACGGTGGACGACTTCCTGTCCGAAAGCCAATCAGGTTGCAGCTTCCTGACCCTCTATGCCTTCATACTGCAGCGCCTCAACATGGAGCACACTGTAGCCAATGACAGGAGGACGCTGGGCCTGCTCAACACGTGGACCAATCAGGTGTTCCCCAG tggTCCAGGGGACGAGGCCAAGCTGATGCTGTGGTGGCACAAGATCCTGACTGTGTCCGTGGAGCTGCTCCAGCATCAGACGGAGCAGGGCGAGGCGCTGGCCGCCCTGCCCGGCCTCAGCAGGCTGCAGGCCAGGCTAgccctgctgggggaggagaggctcaGCTCAGGCCTGCTGGCCGCCATCGGACTGGGCCGCAGGTCGCCTCTGTCCAatag gttcagGGTGGCGGTCCGCAGTCTCGCTGCGTTCCTCTCGGTCCAGGTCCCGTCAGAGAGCCAGCTCCGTCTTCAGCCCGGCGCTGAGCTCCAGCTGTCCCCGAAAGcacaacag TCCCTGGCAGTGTTGGAGGCCATGCCCAGCAATAAGCAGTACTCAGACCTGGAGGACTCTGTGGGGAAGGCCGTCCAGTTCATCCGCTACCCAGGACACTGTCTGCGTGACGGGGCCACGCTGCTATCCCTTCTAGCCAATCTCCTGTACCCGGAACTCCGCTACCTCAACATCATACGCTAG